Part of the Porites lutea chromosome 14, jaPorLute2.1, whole genome shotgun sequence genome, CATAAATACACAGCTATAATGCCACAACCTTGGtcgccattttctttttgttccttgTTTATCTTCATGTACAGCGGGTTTACCTTTAAGGCTACGTCATTTGTTCtcattcttcctcttcctcACTAGCCGAATATCTGAAAGAGATTGACACTAGGATGCACGACAATGGCGACGTTGCTGTCTTGTGCGTCTTGCTCCCTGGAAAGAAACAATTTGCTCAAATGCTCAAGATGCAAGTCTGTTTTCTACTGCAGTAAGGAATGCCAAAAGTTACACTGGAAAGCTCACAAACCAATCTGTAAGCCAATCCAGAAGTTACCAACACCAGATTTCAAGTCAAAGTTTCCACAACCACCTAAGAAAGACTCACAAAGCCTAGCAGCATTTGTTTGTAGTTCTTTAAAAGAAGAATATATCAGTGTAATTGATGACCTCTTCGAAGACGAAGAGGTAATAAACATATTGGAAGATGTAAAAAAGCTTCACACCTCAGGAATTTTCCAAGAGGGGCAGCTGAGCGGAGGAAAAACAGCTTCTGATGATGAACAGAAATTCATAGAAAATAGAATACGAGGAGATGAAATAACTTGGCTGGAAGGAAACGAAAAACATGTTCCGAACATTGTGAAGTTGATAGAGTTTGTTGATAGCTTGGTTTTGTCTTGTTGCGAGTTGCCCGGTGGACTCAATGGGTATCACATTGAGGGGCGTGCCAAAGCTATGGTAGCTTGTTACCCGGGCAACGGGACAGGTTACACGAGGCATGTGGACAATCCTGATGGAGATGGTCGTTGCCTCACTGTTATATATTATCTTAACCAGGGGTGGGGTGAGGACAAGGGTGGAAAGTTGAGAATTTATCGAGAAAAACATCACATTGATGTTGAACCTGTTCTTAATAGGTTGCTAATGTTTTGGTCTGATGGTCGAAATCCCCATGAGGTTTTACCAGCCCACTGTACCAGGTATGCTATTACTATATGGTATTTTGATGCTGAGCAAAGACGTAAAGCCAAACAGCATCATAGTTTTAATGATATGGGACATCTTGAAGCAGAATTTGCCTTGATGGATGTTGAAGCTAAGAGAAAAGAGAGAGATTTAGCAGAAAAGAAGCTTAGGGAAGAATCTGAGAAATTGGTGAAAAACTTACTCTCTGATGAGGACTTGGATGCTTTGTCTGCTCTGGTTAGACATCATCCTAACCCTAATGAAGTACTCACTAGTCTTGGTATTGATAAGAGTGTACAGGAAGCTTTATTAAAGCTACTAGTTGAAAGATaaataccctgggtaccagaggttttttctcgtgTGCGACGATGAGCTTCGTTTCGTCGGCCGCAGGTCGACACGTggtcggccgaaggccgaagacacgagcTGCGAAGCTTTTCGCGCcggtcactttttaagacttgactgaaaccggaaaccgcgcatgaaaaagcctctggcacccagggtaaaaGATAAGAGGAGTTGAATCAAATTGTTAGCGAGGCATCTGGATTTGGTACTAAAATACACCGGAGAGATAAGGCCATTTCTGTACCGCAATAAAATACCATTCTGTAAACGAGTGTGTAAGAGTGTGAAACAGGTTCACAGGTCTTACATGAAAACCACTAAGGAGCACTGTAGAGTACCTATTGCTCGTTAAGAAAATATACATTAGTTTTCTTTGGCAAAGGCTGTCTCAAACTTCACGTGAAATTTAATATCTTGtttcattgtttattattatttgtttgagGAGGGTTTCAGTA contains:
- the LOC140924688 gene encoding egl nine homolog 1-like is translated as MATLLSCASCSLERNNLLKCSRCKSVFYCSKECQKLHWKAHKPICKPIQKLPTPDFKSKFPQPPKKDSQSLAAFVCSSLKEEYISVIDDLFEDEEVINILEDVKKLHTSGIFQEGQLSGGKTASDDEQKFIENRIRGDEITWLEGNEKHVPNIVKLIEFVDSLVLSCCELPGGLNGYHIEGRAKAMVACYPGNGTGYTRHVDNPDGDGRCLTVIYYLNQGWGEDKGGKLRIYREKHHIDVEPVLNRLLMFWSDGRNPHEVLPAHCTRYAITIWYFDAEQRRKAKQHHSFNDMGHLEAEFALMDVEAKRKERDLAEKKLREESEKLVKNLLSDEDLDALSALVRHHPNPNEVLTSLGIDKSVQEALLKLLVER